A window from Cetobacterium sp. ZOR0034 encodes these proteins:
- the nifU gene encoding Fe-S cluster assembly scaffold protein NifU, which produces MQYTEKVMDHFMNPRNVGTMENPDGYGKVGNPSCGDIMEIFLKIENDVITDVKFRTFGCASAIATSSVSTEMVLGKDIHEALEITNKVVAEALGGLPATKMHCSVLAEEALKEAIEDYLAKKEK; this is translated from the coding sequence ATGCAATATACAGAAAAAGTAATGGATCACTTTATGAATCCTAGAAATGTAGGAACTATGGAAAATCCTGATGGATACGGAAAAGTTGGAAACCCATCTTGCGGAGATATCATGGAGATATTTTTAAAAATAGAAAATGATGTTATAACAGACGTTAAGTTCAGAACTTTTGGATGCGCATCGGCAATAGCGACATCATCAGTTTCAACTGAAATGGTTTTAGGGAAAGATATTCACGAAGCTTTAGAAATTACAAATAAAGTTGTAGCAGAAGCTTTAGGTGGTTTACCAGCAACAAAAATGCACTGCTCAGTTTTAGCTGAAGAAGCATTAAAAGAAGCTATTGAAGACTACTTGGCTAAAAAAGAAAAATAA